The Natrinema pellirubrum DSM 15624 region TCGCTCTCGAGCGGGAGGCGATCGCCCGCGGCGACTTCGTACAGCGTCACGTTGTAGGCCTCGACCGCGTCGAGATACTCGTCGTAGGTCGCGGTCGTGTGCGGAACCCCGGAGTCGTAGACTGCACCGACGCCGTCGCCGTTCGTCTCGAGGGACTCGATGACCGTGGGGTGGCCGCCGACGTGGTCGGCGTGACTGTGGGTCGTGACCAAGTGGTCGATCCGGTCGATGTCGTGGGCCTCGAGGTAGTCGACGACCGTCGCACCGTCGTCGCGATAGTCGCCGGTGTCGATCAGGATCGTCTCGTTCGACGGCGTGACCACGAGCGTCGAATCGGCCTGTCCGACGTCGATGTGGTGGATCTCGAGGTCGCCGCCGGGACCGGCCGTGGCGGTCCCGTCGCCGTCCACGCCGCCGAACCCGCCGCTACACCCGGCGAGAACGAGCAGTCCCGCGACCACGACGACCGTGCTGGTTCGACCCATTCGTATCGTGACGGACGGCTGCGGGGACAATGTGCGTTCGGACCCCTCCGATCACGGAACTGCTTGGACGGCTGACCGGAACGAGCAAGCGCCGACGGCGGCGGAACGAGGTCGACGGCGGTGGACCGTCGAACACAGTCCTCAGAACGCGTCGCCCTTGAAGCTCGTCTCCGCGTGCAGCCCGTCTTTGAGCGCGTCGTGGACCTTGCAGAGTTCGAAGGCCCGCTCGAGGATCTCTTCGCCGGTGTCGTCGTCGACGTCGGCCGCGACGCGGATATCGAAGCTGATCGACTCGAGTTTGTCGTCGTCGTTGAGGTCGCCGTCGATGTCGATCTCGATCCGGCCGAGATCGTCGGCCCCGCGCTGCTGGCCGCCGACCCGCAGCGCCGGGACGTAACAGGAGCCGTAGGCCGCAAGCAGCGTCTCGAGGGTGTCGGGGGCCGCCTCGCCGTTGGCGTCGATGGTCGTCTCGAAGTCGCGGATCTCGTTGGTCGCGCTGTACCCCTCGTCGGAAACGGTGGTGACCTGCTTCGCCATAGCACTCGAGTCGTCTACGAGCGATGGTGTAAACGTTTGGTCGGTGGCTCCGTGAGTCGGAATCGCGGCGTCTGGCCTGCACCTGCAGCGTGGTTCGACTTGCCGGTCGCGGGCCAACGTCCGCGGACGAACGATGGTGTCTCTCGACAGACGGTCGATCAACAGGCTCAGCGTCCTCTCGACGCTGATCGACAGCGCGCTGGAGTTTCGACGGGGGCGGCCGAAGAGCGGATTCCTGCTTTTCGGCGCTGCCGCGCTCTCCGCACGGCTCCCGGGCATCGGAACGGGCGCGTCGCTGGCCCTTCGAGCAATGCGGCGGCTCCGCTAGCGGGTGATTCGATGGTCGATGTCACCGGTCACCTCGCGATGGCGCTGTTGTTCGCTGCCCCAGCGTGGCTCGTCTGGGGTCGCCGAGCGGCGCTTGTGTTCGCCAGCTTCACGCTGGTGACGGCCATGCTCCCGGACACCGATCTCGTCTTGCAGGGCGTTCTTCCGATCAGCCATCACGGCGTGACCCATACCGTGCTGTTCGTGGCGCTGAGTAGCGTCCTCGCCGGCGCGGTCGCGGCCCGGTATCTCACCGACTGGTTCAACGCTACCCGCTGGATCCGAAGCACCGACATCGGGAGCGAGGCGGTCTTCGTGTTCGCGACAGCGGGGCTGCTTACCGGCGGTATCAGCCATCTGTTTGCCGATATCCTCTCCGCGCCTGACATCGCGCCTCCGCTCTCGCCGTTCTGGCCCGTCTATTCCGACCCGGTGATCGTCGACGTCATCTACTACGATTCACCGGTGTGGAACTTCGGCCTGTTCGGCGTCGCCGTCGCCCTCCACTTGCTGCTCGTCTGGAACGATCGGTATCCGCTCGAGACGCGCTACCGAATCGGAAGCACCGAGCCGTCCGCTACCGGTACTGACGACTGATCGCTCGGCCGGGCCAAGAAAAGGCGATCGCGAGTTACATCGACCGACTCGCCCGTCGCGGACCTCCGCTCAGCCCTCGAGTTCGAACGGCTCGTCGGCCTCGATCGTGTGGACCTCGGCGTCGCTCCCGGTTCCGCGGACCTCGCTGGCGAAGTCCTCGGGGTCCTGCTCGATCGGTGGGAACGTATCGTAGTGCTGCGGGAAGGCGTGGTCGACGTCGAGCCAGTCGACGGCGACGGCGGCCTGCATCGGCCCCATCGTGAAGTGGTCGCCGATCGGGACGATCGCCGCGTCGGGCTCGAGATAGGGGCCGATGACGTCTTTCATCTCGCTCATCAGGCTGGTGTCACCGGCGTTGTAGATCGTCGTTGACTCCTCATCTGCGACCTGGGTCGGCTTCGTGTCCGAGATGACGAACCCGGCCGGCATGCCGGCGCTTTTCTCGTTCTCGGTCATGATCCCGTTCGTGTGGTCGGCACGGGTCATGGTGACGTAGGCGTCGCCACACTCGACGGTGCCGCCGAGGTTCATCCCCATCCCGCCGACGGCGTCCTCGAAGCCGAACTCCTCCTCGCAGTAGGAAACGAGTTCCGGCGTCGCGACCAGCGTCGCGTCCGAGAACTCGCCCGCGTGAGCGATGTGGTCGGCGTGGCCGTGTGTCAACAGCACGTAGTCAGGCTGATCGACGTCTGCCGGCTCCAGATCCGTCTTCGGGTTGTCGAAGAACGGATCGATCAGCAGCTCCGTCTCCCCCACGGTGACGTGCCACGTCGAGTGGCCGTGCCAGGTAAGTTCCATAGCATCCGCTCGGTTCGGGCGAATGCAACTTAAAAGTGGGCGAGGCGGACGACCACTCGAGCTGACGGCGTCAGGATGTCGCGGTCAACGGGTACCTGACCCACCATCGGGGACCGTCGGCCCGCCGTCCCCGAAGTGGACGATCACCATAATTTATGCCTCAGCTCTTGCTACGCCAGCAAGCCGCAGGCGAACTGACACACCACGCATGCGGCGGTGGTCCCCGTGGCCGGCCTTGACAGGTCGTTGCGGGGATCACTGGCTTTCTAGTGGCTCTTGAAACGATTCACACACCGATCGCAACGCTGCCCTGCGATCGGGTGTACATTGACTTTCAAGAGCTACTATAGGCAGCCGCCGGTCGACCGGCGATGCCGTGGCGTTTTTTAGCTCCGGTTCGTACGGCGACTATGCTCGCGCTTACGCTCGAGGAGTTCATGGTAGAATTGAACGACGGTGCGATCAAGAACGTCGGACCGAACAACAAGGCGGCGACGGCCAAGCTGTTCGACGTGGAGTCGGCGGAAGCGCGGGAGTTCGGCGACAAGCGCGTCAAGTTCGTCTTCGAGGACGAGGACGACAACGAGATCCAGATCTCGCTGTTCCCGGAGGACGTCCGTAAGCTGGTCGACGACGTCGAGGCCCTCGAGGAGGAGTCGCCGGTTTTCGACTGAGCGGTTTGCCGTCCCGATTTCCCGGTGGGACCGCAGGGCGGTCGCGGTCCCACTGGCAATGACGGACAGCAGACCGATGACGCCGGCCCGCGGACCGGGTTCGGCTGGCGAACGCATTCCGACAACCGTTTTAGGGCGAAACTGCTTGGTCCGAGTAGATGGGTAACTGTATCATCTGCGGCACACCCGTTGATGGCGAGATCTGCGAGAGCCACGAGGAGGACGCCGTATTCGAATTCCGCGGCACCGCCGCCTCACAGCTCACCCCCGGTCGGTACTACCGGGGTACCGTCGACGGCTACGCCGACTTCGGTGTCTTCGTCGACATCGGAGATCACGTCACCGGACTGTTGCATAGAAGCGAACTCGACCAGCGACTCGAGAGTCTCGACTGGGAACCGGGCGACGACGTCTTCGTTCAGGTCCTCGACGTTCGGGACAACGGCAACGTCGACCTCGGCTGGTCGATCCGCCAGCGCGAACGCGAGTTCCGCGGCAAACTGATCGAAACCGAGGACGACGAGTTCCAGCCCGACGACCTCGAGGACGATGCCGACGCCGAGACTGGCGACGCCGGCGCGACCGAGTCGTCGACCGACGACGCCGACGCCGCCGAGGAGACAGAAGCGACGACGACCGACGACCGCGACGCGAAGGCCGGCGAGTTGCAAGCCGCCGCCGAGGAGACCGAAACCGAAGCCGAAACGGTCGACGAGCAGCCCGCGGCCGCCGAGGCCGCCGGCGCTGTCACGAGCAGCGGCTCGGTCGCGACCGAGTCCGCCGCCGCCTCGACCCCCGCCACCGACGACGCGGCCGACGCCGAACCCGAGGCCGAGGACGAGCCCGCACTCAAGCGGACGACCGTCGAGGCCATCGAGAACCAGGTCGGTAGCGTCGTCCGCCTCGAGGGCGAAATCACCGGCGTTCGACAGACGAGCGGTCCGACGGTGTTCGAACTGACGGACGAAACCGGCAGCGTCGAGTGTGCGGCCTTCGAGGAGGCCGGCGTTCGCGCCTACCCCAACGTCGAGATCGACGACGTCGTCGCTCTCGAGGGCGAGGTCGAACACCACCACGGCGATCTGCAGGTCGAGACCGAATCCCTCGACGTTCTCGAAGGCGACGACCGCGAGCGCGTCGTCGACCGCCTCGAGACGGCGATCGAACGCGAGGCCCGTCCGGCCGACGTCGCGCCGCTTGCCGACCACGAGGCCGTCGCGGCCGTCGAGGACGGCGTTGCCGACGCGGCGACCGCGATCCGACGTGCCGTCATGGAGGCGCGTCCGATCGTCGTCCGCCACGGTGCGACCGCCGACGGCTACGTCGCCGGTGCAGCGATCGAACGCGCCGTCCTTCCGCTGATCCGGGAGAAACACACCCGCGACGACGCCGAGTATCACTACTTCGAGCGCCGACCGCTCGACGGTCGCGTCTACGACATGGACGCCGCCACGGGCGATGTCACCTCGATGCTCGAGGCCCGCGACCGCCACGGCGAGCAGCTGCCCTTAGTCGTACTGGTCGACGCCGGCTCGACCGTCGAGTCCGTCGACGGCTACGACCTGCTCTCGCTGTACGACGCCGACTCGCTCGTGATCGACGACAGCCGAGCCGACGAGGAGGTCACCGACGCCGTCGACCTCGCCGTCGCGCCCTCGCTTGCCGGCGTCGACGTCTCGGACGTGACCTCGACGGCGCTGGCGGCCAACGTCGCCGCCCACGTCAACGACGACGTCCGGGCCGACCTCGAACACCTCCCCGCGGTCAGCTACTGGGAGGACACCCCCGAGGCCTACCTCGAACTCGCCCGCGAGGCCGGCTACGACGAGACCGGCATCTCCGAGCGCCGCGAGGCCGTCGCCTTGCAGGCCTACTACCAGTCCTACAAGGACAAGCGCGAACTCATCATCGACCTGCTGTTCGGCGACGGGGACACCGAGCGCCCCCGCGACGGCGACCTCGCCGCTCACGTCTCCGAACAGTTCCGCGACAAACTCGAGACCGAACTCGAGACGGCCCGCGAGAACCTCTCCGTGCGGGGCGTCGACGGGGTTACCGTCTCCGTTCTCGACACCGACGCCTTCACGCACCGGTACAACTTCCCGACCACGATCTTGCTGCTGGACGCGCTCCACCGCAGCGAACGCGACCGTGCCGACCCGCCGGTCGTCACGCTCGGCGTCGGCGACGACGAACTCCACGTCCGTGCGAGCGAACCGGTCGACGTCCGCGAACTCGGCGACGCCATCGCCGAGGCAGTTCCCAACGGCGGCGTCACCGTCGTCGGCGGTCAGGACGGCCACGTCGAGTTCCTGCCCGGCGAACGCGATGCGGTTCGTGAGGCCGCGCTCGAGGCGCTCGGCGAGACGCTCGCGTAAGCCCCGTTCTTCCTCCGTCGTCCGCTTTCACCACGAGCGACAGCGACGCCGTTCCGTGACCGACCGATCGGGAGTCCGTTCGGCTCGCCGATCGACGATCCCCTCGGACCACCAACGTATTTCCGCTCCACATCGAATGTATCCGTATGAGCGGACTCGAGGGGAGCAGCCACAAACCGGGCGACGACGATCCGTGGACCCGACTCCGTGAGAACGCCACCGGGATCGTCTCGTTGCTCGTGACGGCGATCTGGATGGGAGCGATGTTCACCGGTCAGGACTGGTGGCTCGCGGCGTTGCTCGTCGGCTATATCGCCGTCGTCCCGGTCGTCGCGATCCTGTTCGGCGACGAGGATGACATCGAGGAGTGGGCCGACGAGTTCCGCTCGTCGGCGGGGACCGAACGAACCGAGGCGACGACCGACACCGCGACGGACTCGCGTGACGCCCTCGAGACGCTGCGCGAGCGCTACGCCGCGGGTGAGTTGAGCGACGAGCAGTTCGAGCGCAAACTCGAGCGCCTGCTGGACACGGAGTCGCTCGAGGACGCCCGGGAGTGGACACGAGAGCGCGACCGGACCGGCAACGGGGTTCCTGAACGGGACCTCGAGTACGACCGGTGACGGTACGGACGGCTGACAGTCGCTTTCGGGCCGTCCGCGACGTCCTGCGATCGTACTGGGGACCCGTTCTAACGGTCCGGCTCAGTCGTCGGTCGGTTCGGCGTCGTCCGTTCGCTCGACGCGGTCGGGGCGTTCGACGGCGTCGGGATCGGGCCAGGTGACGCTTCCGAGGAACGGCACGCCGATCTGTTCGGCGGCCCGGGCGATCATGTGGGTGCCCGTCGGCACCGTCAGGAACAAGAAGCCGATCCCGATAAGGGCGGTCAGCCCCTCCGATCCGGGGCCGAACTCGACGAAGCCGGCCAGGAAGATCGCGGCGGTGCCAAGCGTCGTGGGCTTGCTCGTGGCGTGCATCCGGTTGTAGACGTTGGGCAGGCGAAGCAGCCCGATCGTCCCGACGGTTAGGAAGAAGACCCCGATGGCGATCAGGCCGACGACGACGGCGGTGTGGATCATTCGATCACCTCCCCGTCGGTGACGAACTTGGCGACGGCGACGGTCGCGATGAAGCCGATGATCGCCAGCACGAGGCTCACCGTGATGAAGAGGCCCCGACCGGTCAGCAGCGCAAAGAGGACGGCAATCGCGATGACGTTGGTCGCGATGGCATCGAGCGCGACCACTCGATCCGGGTTCGTCGGCCCGCGGATCACCCGGTAGCCACAGGCGACACAGAGGCCACTGACGACCACGAGCGCGGCCCGGATCGCCGTCTCGAGGACGGCGGGATCGCTTTCAGTCATCGCCGACACCTCCACGTTGGCGGTCCGCCGTACTGTCTCTTTCCCCGCCGGAGACGACGATCGGCCGCGGCTCGTCGTCGGGCGAGGCGTCCTCGGCGAATATCTCGAGGGCGTAGTCCTCCCAGGTACGGATCGGCTCGGCGATGGCCTCGGGGTTCCGGCCGTTGACGCCGTGGACGTACAGGGCGTTGGTCTCGTCGTCGTAGTCCAGGGTCACCGTGCCGGGCGTGATCGTGATGCTGTTGGCGATGACCGTGACCGCGACGTCGGACTCGACACGCAGCGGTACCAGGATCACCTCGGGCTCGATCGGCATGCCCGGCGAGAGGACGCGGTAGGCGACGTCGACGTTCGCCCACAGGAGTTCCCGCGTGAACGCCCCCAGATAGAGCCCGGCGTAGGGGAGCGCACGAACCCCGCGGCCGAGATCGAGTCGCCGACCGTAGAGCCGCCGGAACACGTACGCGATCGGCAATCCGACGATCAGTCCCGAGAGGAAGCCCCGAAGCAGCGAGATCGGCGTCAGCGGCTGGCCGACGACGAACACCCACAGGACGGCGAAGACGACGCCGACGACCGGCCAGGTGCGAACCCGCATTAGTGATCACCCCCGCTCGAGCCGCCGAGTTCGCTCGCGTTCTGCGGGTCGACGGCGTCGACGTAGGTATCCGTATCGAGGGCGGCCTCCGCGGCCGTTTCCGCGAACTCGTAGACGGGATCGAAGCCGACTCCGACTACGACGATCGTGGCCGCAAGGACCACGAGGACGCCCACTTCGACGGGATCGATCGTCGCCGCGTCGACGGCGTCGGTTCGAGCGCCCCAGAAGCTCCGGTTCCACATGCGAGTCGCGTACGCGATCGTCAACAGTGAGCCGACGAGCAGGAGGACGAGAACGGGGCCGGCCCCCGCCCGCGCCGCGGCGTCGAAGACGAGGAACTTACCGAAAAAGCCCGACAGCGGCGGGATGCCGACGAGCGCGAGCGAGGCGATAAAGACCGCGATGGCAAGCGGTGGCGACCGGCCGGCCAGCCCGCCCAGATCGGCGAAGCGGCTCGTCCCCGTCGCCGAGCGCACGGTCCCGACCGCGAGGAAGAGCAGTCCCTTCGCCAGCGTGTGATTCAAGGCAAACACCAACGCGGCGATGATCGCGAACTCGCGAAGCGTCGGGTCGACCGTCGACGCCGCGATCGCGACCGGAACGGCGATGAAGCCGACCTGGCCGATGCTCGAGTAGGCGAACACGCCCTCCATGGTGTCGCGGCCGACGGCCCCGATGCCGCCCACGAGGATACTGCCGGCGCCCATGACGAGCAGCGCCGCGCCGACGAACGGCAGCGGCGAGTCGCCGGCGATCGCGGCGTCGACGACCGGCAGCGGGAGATCGACGGCGACCTCGGCACCGGCAAAGACCGTAAAGGAAAGCCGGATGATCGCGTAGATGCCGACCTTCTTGGTCGCGCCGGCGAGCAGGGCGGTGATCTGGGGCGGTGCGGCCCGGTAGGCCGTTGGGATCCAGAACTGGAAGGGGACCAGCCCGGCCTTGATCGCGAACACCGACAGGAGCATGCCGAGCAGGCCGACGACGGGCACGGGCTCGAGGCCGTAGGCGGCCGGCTCGGCGAGCCGTTGGGCGAGATCGGCCATGTTGAGCGTGCCGGTCGTCGCGTAGATCCCGCCGACGCCGAGCAGGAAGACGGCGCTTGCAAGCAGATTGAGCGCGACGTACCAGAACGCGGCGCGGGTGTGTTGGGGACCGCCGCTGTAAGCAACGAAGACGTAGCTGGCCATCAGCATGACCTCGAACCAGACGAAGAGGTTGAAGAGGTCGCCGGTGAGGAACGCTCCCGTCACGCCCAGCGCGAGGAAATGAAAGAGCGGGAAGTAGTAACTCCGACCTTCCCCGCCGGGGAGGTGTCTGGTCGAGTAGACCAGCGATCCGATGCCGAGGATCGCGACCATCGTCAGCATGAACGCCGAGAGGCCATCCGCGACCAGCGTGATCCCGAATGGGGCCGGCCAGTCGCCGACCTGGTAGGTCGCGATCCCCGGCGCGCCCGGCGCGAGGACGATATACCAGTCGATTGCCGCCACTGCGAGCCCGTAGCCCGCACCGGCTGCGAGGCTCACGGCCGCTCGAGCCCGGGGGTGGCGGCCGAGAAACAGCGTCGCGGCGGCCGCGACCAGTACGATCAACATCGGCGCGATCACGAGCTGTGACTCGGTTCCGACCGGCGTCGCGGTCATCGTCGTCATCGTCATTTCCGATCACCCAGTTCCGTTACGTCCAACGTGTCGTGTTCCTCGTAGACCCGATACGACAGCACGAGCGCGAAGGCCGTCATGCCGAAGCCGATGACGATCGCGGTCAACACCAGCGCCTGGACCAGCGGATCGGCGGTCTCCGGGACGTGGTCCCCATGACCGGCGAGTACTGGCACCGAGTCGGCGGTCGCCGGCGCGATCCCGCCCATCGCCAGCAGGTAGACGTTCGCGGCTTGACTGATGATCGCCAGCCCCCAGACGACCCGGATCAGGTCCCGCCGCAGGAGCAGGAAGGTCCCGAGGGCAAACAGCGCACCGACCGCGGCCGCCAGGGCGATCGCCGTCATTCGGCTCCCACCACCGAGAGGATCGTGAGCAGGCCGCCGACGACCACGCAGTAGACCCCGAAGTCGAAGGCCATCGCGCTCGCGACCTCGAGGTGGTCGTAGATCGGCACCCCCTCGAGCATGACGAACGTCTGGGTCAGGAAGGGCCGATCGAAGACCAGCGGGACGAGTCCGCTGAGGACCGCGATCGCGAACCCGTAGGCGAACAGGCGGCGATACGCCAACACGACGCGGTCCCGGGAGGCTCCCTTGCCGGGATCGACCTCGCGGCCGAGGACGCCCCGCTCTAAGAAGTCGAGTCCGAACGCCATGTAGACGATCCCGAAGGCCGTCACCGTGAGGACGCCGCCGATGAACCCGCCGCCGGGCAGGTTGTGGCCCTCGAAGAACAGCGAGATCGCGACGACGAGGACGATCGGGACGATCGCCCGCGCGGTCGTCCGCATGATGACCGTCGTCACGTGTCCTCACCTCCGCTGGGGCCGCCGTCGGTGCTGGCGTCGGCGGCGGTCGGTCCGTCGCCGCCGCTCGAGTCGGTCGACGGATCGTCGCCGGCGGGACTCGCGTCGCCGCGACCGCGCATGACGATCAGCGTCAGGATCGAGATCGAGGCGAGCGCGATCACGGCGAGTTCGCCGAGTGTATCGAAGCCGCGGAAGTCGACGAGGGTCACGTTGACGATGTTGGTCCCGCCGCCGCCCGGAACCGCCCGCTCGGCGTAGGCGCGGGCGATCTCGGTCGGCCCGTCGGGCCGAGCGTCGGTCGTGACGAGGATCGTCACGAACACGGTCACGCCGACGGCGACCGAGAGGACGGCATCGCGGGCGACCCGTCCGACCTCGATCTCGTAGCGTTCGGGGATCTCCTCGACGACCAGCAGGAAGATCACCAGCACGAGCGTCTCGACGACCAGTTGGGTCAACGCGAGATCGGGCGCGCTCGCGAGGATGTAGAAGATGGCGATCATAAAGCCGAGGATCGAGAGGGTGAGGATCCCGGCGATGTGGCTGTCGGCGCGTGCGACCGCGACCGCACCGACCACCGCCACGAGCAATACGAGGGCGATGGGGATCGTGACCTCGAGTCCGATCGTCGCCGGGACGATGGCACCGGCGGCCACGAACCCGGTGAGTGCGAGCGCACAGGTCGCCGCCAGCGTCCACGTCGCGTACGTCCGGAGATGGCCGTTGTGGACCCACTCGGCGAACAGCCGTCCCTCGTCGGTGAGTCCCTCGACGATGCGGTCGTACCACCAGTTCGCGCGGATCGGCGGGATCGCTGCCAGCCCCGCGCGGATGCCGTCGTGAATCCGTCCGTAGGACGGATACGCGAGGACGCCGGCCCCGATCGTGACCGCGCTCATGCCGACCGGCGTCGAGTACGAGGTCGGAAGGCCGACGTGCATCGCGTGGGGGTCGACCGCCGTCGCCTCGAGTCCCGACTGGACGACGAGGTCGACCGCTCGCTGCGGGTCGACGCTGACGATCGCGGCCAGCAACGCGAGGACGGCCGGCGGGACGAGCAGGCTCACGTTCGGCCGGTGGACGTGGCCGAGCGCCTCGGGGCGCTCGCCGAAAAACAGCGAGAGGAACTTCAGCGAGTAGAGGACGGTGAAGATACTGCCGAAGACGGCGACGGCGGGGTAGAGCCAACCCAGCAGTCCGATTTCGTGGTAATGGCTCGCCTCAACGGCGGCCTCGAAGAGCAGCTCCTTGGAGTAAAAGCCGTTGAAGGGCGGAATACCGGCCATGCTGAGCGCGACGACGCCGGTGATCGCCGCCGTGACGGGAAGATCGTGACGGAGGCCACCCAACTCCCGGATCTCGCGGGTCCCCGCTTCGTGGGCGATGATACCGGCGACGAGAAAGAGCGCGGCCTTGAACAGTGCGTGGTTGAGGAGGTGGAACACACCGGTTTCAGCGCCGTAGACGGAGGTAAAGCCGAAGCCGGCGACCATCAGCCCGAGGTGACTCGCAGTCGAGTAGGCAAGCAGTTCCTTGATGTCGGTCGCGGCAACGGCCATGATCGCACAGACGGTCATCGTCGTCAGCCCGAGCGTCGCGAAGAGGAAGAGCCACTCCTCGCCGACGAGCATGGGCCGGATGCGGCCGATGAAGTAGACGCCGACTTTAACCATCGTCGCCGAGTGGAGAAAGGCGGAGACGGGCGTCGGGGCCGCCATCGCGTTGGGCAGCCAGAAGTGGACCGGTACCTGCGCGGACTTGGTGCCCGCACCGATCGCCAGCAGGCCGAGAACTGGGAGGAACAGGCCCCGCTCCCGCAAGGCATTGCTCATGGTCTCGGGGTTTTCGAGCATCGTGGCGAGGTCGAACGCGGCCCCCGGCCCGAGGACGTCGCCGGCGACGATCGAGAGCAAGAGGAGGCCGACGAGCAGGAACAGGCCGCCACCGACGGTGATGAACATGGCCATCCGGGCGGCGTACTGCGAGGAGTCGTCGGCGGTGTAGTAGCCGATCAGAACGAACGAACAGAGGCTCGTGAGTTCCCAAAAGAGGAAGATCGCGACCAGATCGGCGGCCAGCGCGACGCCGACGATCGAGCCCATAAAGGCAAGCAGGGCGGCGTAGTACCGCGGGAGGCCGGCCTGCCCGTGCA contains the following coding sequences:
- a CDS encoding DHH family phosphoesterase gives rise to the protein MGNCIICGTPVDGEICESHEEDAVFEFRGTAASQLTPGRYYRGTVDGYADFGVFVDIGDHVTGLLHRSELDQRLESLDWEPGDDVFVQVLDVRDNGNVDLGWSIRQREREFRGKLIETEDDEFQPDDLEDDADAETGDAGATESSTDDADAAEETEATTTDDRDAKAGELQAAAEETETEAETVDEQPAAAEAAGAVTSSGSVATESAAASTPATDDAADAEPEAEDEPALKRTTVEAIENQVGSVVRLEGEITGVRQTSGPTVFELTDETGSVECAAFEEAGVRAYPNVEIDDVVALEGEVEHHHGDLQVETESLDVLEGDDRERVVDRLETAIEREARPADVAPLADHEAVAAVEDGVADAATAIRRAVMEARPIVVRHGATADGYVAGAAIERAVLPLIREKHTRDDAEYHYFERRPLDGRVYDMDAATGDVTSMLEARDRHGEQLPLVVLVDAGSTVESVDGYDLLSLYDADSLVIDDSRADEEVTDAVDLAVAPSLAGVDVSDVTSTALAANVAAHVNDDVRADLEHLPAVSYWEDTPEAYLELAREAGYDETGISERREAVALQAYYQSYKDKRELIIDLLFGDGDTERPRDGDLAAHVSEQFRDKLETELETARENLSVRGVDGVTVSVLDTDAFTHRYNFPTTILLLDALHRSERDRADPPVVTLGVGDDELHVRASEPVDVRELGDAIAEAVPNGGVTVVGGQDGHVEFLPGERDAVREAALEALGETLA
- a CDS encoding metal-dependent hydrolase encodes the protein MELTWHGHSTWHVTVGETELLIDPFFDNPKTDLEPADVDQPDYVLLTHGHADHIAHAGEFSDATLVATPELVSYCEEEFGFEDAVGGMGMNLGGTVECGDAYVTMTRADHTNGIMTENEKSAGMPAGFVISDTKPTQVADEESTTIYNAGDTSLMSEMKDVIGPYLEPDAAIVPIGDHFTMGPMQAAVAVDWLDVDHAFPQHYDTFPPIEQDPEDFASEVRGTGSDAEVHTIEADEPFELEG
- a CDS encoding sodium:proton antiporter — protein: MTAIALAAAVGALFALGTFLLLRRDLIRVVWGLAIISQAANVYLLAMGGIAPATADSVPVLAGHGDHVPETADPLVQALVLTAIVIGFGMTAFALVLSYRVYEEHDTLDVTELGDRK
- a CDS encoding OsmC family protein, giving the protein MAKQVTTVSDEGYSATNEIRDFETTIDANGEAAPDTLETLLAAYGSCYVPALRVGGQQRGADDLGRIEIDIDGDLNDDDKLESISFDIRVAADVDDDTGEEILERAFELCKVHDALKDGLHAETSFKGDAF
- the mnhG gene encoding monovalent cation/H(+) antiporter subunit G, with translation MIHTAVVVGLIAIGVFFLTVGTIGLLRLPNVYNRMHATSKPTTLGTAAIFLAGFVEFGPGSEGLTALIGIGFLFLTVPTGTHMIARAAEQIGVPFLGSVTWPDPDAVERPDRVERTDDAEPTDD
- a CDS encoding complex I subunit 5 family protein, with amino-acid sequence MTATPVGTESQLVIAPMLIVLVAAAATLFLGRHPRARAAVSLAAGAGYGLAVAAIDWYIVLAPGAPGIATYQVGDWPAPFGITLVADGLSAFMLTMVAILGIGSLVYSTRHLPGGEGRSYYFPLFHFLALGVTGAFLTGDLFNLFVWFEVMLMASYVFVAYSGGPQHTRAAFWYVALNLLASAVFLLGVGGIYATTGTLNMADLAQRLAEPAAYGLEPVPVVGLLGMLLSVFAIKAGLVPFQFWIPTAYRAAPPQITALLAGATKKVGIYAIIRLSFTVFAGAEVAVDLPLPVVDAAIAGDSPLPFVGAALLVMGAGSILVGGIGAVGRDTMEGVFAYSSIGQVGFIAVPVAIAASTVDPTLREFAIIAALVFALNHTLAKGLLFLAVGTVRSATGTSRFADLGGLAGRSPPLAIAVFIASLALVGIPPLSGFFGKFLVFDAAARAGAGPVLVLLLVGSLLTIAYATRMWNRSFWGARTDAVDAATIDPVEVGVLVVLAATIVVVGVGFDPVYEFAETAAEAALDTDTYVDAVDPQNASELGGSSGGDH
- a CDS encoding MnhB domain-containing protein — encoded protein: MTTVIMRTTARAIVPIVLVVAISLFFEGHNLPGGGFIGGVLTVTAFGIVYMAFGLDFLERGVLGREVDPGKGASRDRVVLAYRRLFAYGFAIAVLSGLVPLVFDRPFLTQTFVMLEGVPIYDHLEVASAMAFDFGVYCVVVGGLLTILSVVGAE
- a CDS encoding SHOCT domain-containing protein: MSGLEGSSHKPGDDDPWTRLRENATGIVSLLVTAIWMGAMFTGQDWWLAALLVGYIAVVPVVAILFGDEDDIEEWADEFRSSAGTERTEATTDTATDSRDALETLRERYAAGELSDEQFERKLERLLDTESLEDAREWTRERDRTGNGVPERDLEYDR
- a CDS encoding metal-dependent hydrolase; this translates as MVDVTGHLAMALLFAAPAWLVWGRRAALVFASFTLVTAMLPDTDLVLQGVLPISHHGVTHTVLFVALSSVLAGAVAARYLTDWFNATRWIRSTDIGSEAVFVFATAGLLTGGISHLFADILSAPDIAPPLSPFWPVYSDPVIVDVIYYDSPVWNFGLFGVAVALHLLLVWNDRYPLETRYRIGSTEPSATGTDD
- a CDS encoding monovalent cation/H+ antiporter complex subunit F; the protein is MTESDPAVLETAIRAALVVVSGLCVACGYRVIRGPTNPDRVVALDAIATNVIAIAVLFALLTGRGLFITVSLVLAIIGFIATVAVAKFVTDGEVIE
- a CDS encoding Na+/H+ antiporter subunit E — protein: MRVRTWPVVGVVFAVLWVFVVGQPLTPISLLRGFLSGLIVGLPIAYVFRRLYGRRLDLGRGVRALPYAGLYLGAFTRELLWANVDVAYRVLSPGMPIEPEVILVPLRVESDVAVTVIANSITITPGTVTLDYDDETNALYVHGVNGRNPEAIAEPIRTWEDYALEIFAEDASPDDEPRPIVVSGGERDSTADRQRGGVGDD